From the Vidua chalybeata isolate OUT-0048 chromosome 28, bVidCha1 merged haplotype, whole genome shotgun sequence genome, one window contains:
- the LOC128800832 gene encoding uncharacterized protein LOC128800832: protein MTRVPAGFLGPLHDCWDTTVLILEDSFNTPNEITILPEGKSVQMRLMADTGADVTIIPQARWPSDWELVPPCGDGDLASPRKLTPAAREALGRVAAALKSRQAHRVVRTLPVNFAVLDAEDDCRLEDTSETSDAPARHHLAVTGQELDSPTAERKHMGHAGEVLEAGQLLHGHGKCGQSTCLVGVPLSPNDYPYAGKKPNPVDTWDAWTRILPHAPQEPQELDLLGSSQATYCVRFRYQPSQKDWDQMAKLHPAGTQEVKRHDVSPHDGRYHAANWCNYTSTILSRSSSVPRVLPRGVFLICGHRVWAEIPSQIQGGPCSLGQFTTLTPNKTQILNWKNENKLARKKRSYNQFDENCDSKIYNWGKMKRVAVSIFLPWYATAKALGKLSHLECWLSKQASAMSAALSDVLVDEEVTRHATLQNRAAIDFLLLAHGHSCEYFEGMCCFNLASKSTSIQANIQRIREQVDDIKTETSTVDPVNKLLSQWGVPGWVAIILRGLFWIFLIMFMISLALFLFKRMWLKMLGNAYLINKNGGDVGGGVGEGSLGLPWETAVV from the exons ATGACGAGAGttcctgctgggttcctgggcCCCCTCCACGACTGTTGGGACACCACCGTGCTCATCTTAGAAGACTCCTTCAACACGCCGaatgaaatcaccatcttacctgag ggaaagtcgGTGCAGATGCGGCTGatggcagacacaggagctgacgTGACCATCATCCCCCAGGCGAGGTGGCCCAGCGACTGGGAGCTTGTGCCCCCTTGCG GTGACGGAGACCTCGCCTCACCACGCAAGCTGACACCTGCCGCGCGGGAAGCCCTGGGACgggttgctgctgctctgaagtcTCGCCAGGCACACCGCGTGGTCCGGACCCTTCCCGTGAACTTCGCGGTGTTGG aCGCTGAGGATGACTGCCGCCTTGAGgacacctctgaaacatctgatgctCCTGCTCGTCATCATCTGGCTGTCACCGGTCAGGAGCTGGATAGTCCCACAGCCgagagaaaacatatgggtcacgctggcgaagtccttgaagcaggacaacttctgcatggccatgggaagtgtggaCAATCCACGTGCCTGGTAGGAGTGCCCCTGTCGCCAAACGACTAtccatatgcaggaaaaaaacctaatcctgtggacacctgggatgCGTGGACGAGGATTCTGCCACAtgcaccacaggagccccaagaattggacctattgggctcctctcaggcaacatattgtgtcaggtttaggtaccagccctcccagaaagactgggatcaaatggcTAAACTCCACCCCGCTGGTacccaagaagtaaaaagacacgATGTATCTCCCCACGATGGGAGATACCATGCAGcaaattggtgcaattacacctcgACCATCCTATCTAGGTCCTCCTCAGTTCCTagggtgctccccaggggggtttttctcatctgcgGCCACAGGGTGTGGGCAGAgattccctcccaaatccagggaggcccctgcagccttggCCAGTTTACCACACTGACAccgaacaaaacccaaattttaaattggaaaaacgaAAATAAATTGGCTCGCAAAAAGAGATCCTATAACCAATTTGACGAAAATTGTGATTCAAAAATTTACAACTGGGGAAAGATGAAGAGAGTTGCGGTATCCATATTTTTACCGTGGTATGCCACAGCAAAGGCCCTCGGTAAGCTTTCTCACCTCGAGTGTTGGCTCAGTAAGCAGGCCAGCGCCATGTCCGCTGCCCTTTCTGACGTGCTAGTGGACGAAGAAGTCACCCGGCAcgccacactgcaaaatagggcTGCTATTGACTTCTTACTGCTTGCCCATGGCCACAGCTGTGAGTACTTcgaaggaatgtgctgcttcaatctggcatcaaagagcacatccatccaagctaaTATCCAGCGGATCCGAGAGCAAGTTGACGACATCAAGACTGAGACCTCGACTGTAGACCCTGTGAATAAACTGCTATCTcaatggggtgtcccagggtgggttgCGATCATCCTCAGGGGActcttttggatctttctgataatgttcatgATCTcgcttgctttatttttgtttaaacgTATGTGGCTTAAAATGTTGGGAAATgcatatttaataaataaaaacgggggagatgtaggaggaggggttggggaaggcagtctagggttgccatgggaaacagcagttgtatga